One part of the Algibacter sp. L1A34 genome encodes these proteins:
- a CDS encoding pyridoxal phosphate-dependent aminotransferase yields the protein MIEVADRLHSVEEYYFSRKLKEVNLLIASGKPVINLGIGSPDLQPPQKVIEALTEGLLSPNAHKYQSYQGLPELRQAISGFYKTHYDVNLSPNTEVLPLMGSKEGIMHISMAYLNKGDEVLIPNPGYPTYQSVTKLMEAKPVFYELDAANNWQPDFEALERLDLTKVKLMWVNYPHMPTGTQPSASLFEELVAFAKKHNILVINDNPYSFILNENPASILNVEGAKDVCLELNSLSKTFNMAGWRVGMVVGDNKYINDILKVKSNMDSGMFYGIQKGAIEALKCSSMWFATLNNVYRERRDLVWKLAEALNCTYDENATGLFVWAKLPLHIKAEEYIDLILKEKSIFLTPGTIFGSQGEGYIRFSLCAQTEDLHEAIRRVSS from the coding sequence ATGATTGAAGTAGCCGATAGATTGCATAGTGTTGAAGAATACTACTTCTCGAGAAAATTGAAAGAGGTAAACTTGTTAATAGCGAGTGGGAAACCTGTAATTAATTTAGGTATTGGTAGTCCAGATTTGCAACCACCACAGAAAGTTATTGAAGCTTTAACGGAAGGATTGTTAAGTCCGAATGCTCATAAATATCAAAGTTATCAGGGCTTGCCTGAATTACGTCAAGCAATTTCAGGGTTTTATAAAACACATTATGATGTTAATTTAAGTCCGAATACGGAAGTGCTTCCATTAATGGGAAGTAAAGAAGGTATTATGCATATTTCAATGGCCTATTTAAATAAAGGTGATGAAGTTCTAATTCCGAATCCAGGATATCCAACCTATCAATCTGTAACAAAATTGATGGAAGCAAAACCTGTGTTTTATGAATTAGATGCAGCAAATAATTGGCAACCAGATTTTGAAGCTTTAGAGCGATTAGATTTGACTAAAGTGAAATTAATGTGGGTAAATTATCCGCATATGCCAACAGGAACACAACCTTCAGCATCGTTGTTTGAAGAGTTGGTTGCTTTTGCCAAAAAACATAATATTTTAGTTATAAACGATAATCCATATAGTTTCATTTTAAATGAAAACCCAGCGAGTATTTTAAATGTGGAGGGCGCAAAAGATGTTTGTTTAGAGCTTAATTCATTAAGTAAAACTTTTAATATGGCCGGATGGCGTGTTGGGATGGTTGTTGGTGATAATAAGTATATAAATGATATCTTAAAAGTAAAAAGTAATATGGATTCTGGGATGTTTTACGGCATTCAAAAAGGAGCTATTGAAGCTTTAAAATGTTCTAGCATGTGGTTTGCAACCTTAAATAATGTGTACAGAGAGCGTCGTGATTTAGTTTGGAAACTGGCCGAAGCATTAAATTGTACGTATGATGAAAATGCAACAGGGCTTTTTGTTTGGGCAAAATTGCCTTTACATATAAAAGCCGAAGAATATATAGATTTAATATTGAAAGAGAAGAGTATATTCTTAACGCCGGGAACTATTTTTGGATCGCAAGGTGAAGGTTATATTAGGTTTTCATTATGTGCACAAACTGAAGATTTACACGAAGCTATTAGACGCGTGAGTTCGTAG
- the pta gene encoding phosphate acetyltransferase: MSKGIYVATIEPNSGKSVIVLGLMRMLLGKTAKVGYFRPIIEDLEEGEMDNHISTVLSHFEIDINYKNTYAFTRNEVVDLYNQGKSGKVIDEVIKKYKYLESRFDFVLVEGTDFSHENSSLELDINILISKNLSIPVIIVSQGDKKDVKSILDSVQLAHDTYKEEVDVISIVTNKVDIDQISVLKEQLKKRINTNADIAVIPKIKSLSSPTIKEIVKTLNANILFGKDMVNNQAENFSVGAMQLRNYLTHLKENALVITPGDRADIILGALQAHISKNYPKISGIILTGGLIPEESILKLIEGLSSVVPIVSVKAGTFSVTNTIGKIKSKIRPDNIEKIETSIATFEKYVETDKLSNDLITFKSDIFTPRMFQYNLLQRALSNKKHIVLPEGKDERVLRAAVRLLDAQVVELTLIGDEDQIKERLITLDIPLDTSKLNIVSPTKSPYFDDYVNTLYELRKHKNVNLEMAKDMITDVSYFGTMMIYKGHADGMVSGAAHTTQHTLRPALQFIKTKPDVNIVSSVFFMCLEDRISVFGDCAINPNPNAEQLAEIAISSAETAKNFGIEPKVAMLSYSSGASGKGADVEKVREATELVKKIAPNIKIEGPIQYDAAVDMRIGKSKLPDSEVAGRASVLIFPDLNTGNNTYKAVQRETGALAIGPVLQGLNKPVNDLSRGCTADDIYSTVIITAIQAQDL, from the coding sequence ATGAGCAAAGGAATTTATGTAGCAACGATTGAACCTAACAGTGGAAAATCTGTAATTGTTTTAGGTTTAATGAGAATGCTTTTAGGTAAAACAGCTAAGGTTGGATATTTTAGACCAATTATTGAAGACCTCGAAGAAGGTGAAATGGACAATCATATTAGTACCGTTCTTTCACATTTCGAAATAGATATCAATTATAAAAACACTTATGCTTTCACTAGAAATGAAGTGGTCGATTTATATAATCAAGGTAAATCGGGAAAGGTTATTGATGAAGTTATTAAAAAATATAAATATTTAGAAAGCCGTTTCGATTTTGTTTTAGTTGAAGGAACCGACTTTTCTCATGAAAACTCGAGCTTAGAATTAGATATCAATATCTTAATTTCTAAAAACCTTAGTATTCCTGTTATTATTGTTTCTCAAGGTGATAAAAAAGACGTTAAGTCTATTTTGGATAGTGTACAATTGGCACATGATACATATAAAGAAGAAGTAGATGTCATATCTATTGTTACTAATAAAGTAGATATAGATCAAATTTCTGTTTTAAAAGAACAATTAAAAAAGCGTATAAATACGAATGCGGATATTGCGGTAATCCCAAAAATAAAAAGTTTATCAAGCCCAACCATTAAAGAAATTGTAAAAACCTTAAATGCTAATATTCTTTTTGGTAAAGACATGGTTAACAACCAGGCCGAAAACTTTAGTGTTGGAGCTATGCAATTGCGTAATTATTTAACGCATTTAAAAGAAAATGCACTTGTTATCACGCCTGGTGATCGAGCAGACATTATTCTTGGTGCATTACAAGCTCACATTTCTAAAAACTATCCTAAAATATCTGGAATTATTTTAACAGGAGGTTTAATTCCTGAAGAATCTATTCTGAAATTAATTGAAGGATTATCTAGTGTTGTACCCATTGTTAGTGTTAAAGCTGGAACTTTCTCGGTTACTAATACCATAGGAAAAATAAAATCTAAAATTCGACCTGATAATATTGAAAAAATTGAAACATCTATAGCTACATTTGAAAAATATGTGGAAACCGATAAATTATCTAATGATTTAATCACTTTTAAATCAGATATTTTCACACCTAGAATGTTTCAATACAATCTATTACAACGTGCTTTAAGTAATAAAAAACATATTGTTTTACCCGAAGGGAAAGATGAGCGTGTATTGCGAGCAGCAGTACGATTATTGGATGCTCAGGTTGTAGAATTAACTTTGATAGGAGACGAGGATCAAATTAAAGAACGCCTTATCACTCTTGATATTCCGTTAGATACTAGTAAACTTAATATTGTATCGCCTACAAAATCACCTTATTTTGATGATTATGTAAACACGCTTTATGAGCTAAGAAAACATAAAAATGTAAACCTAGAAATGGCTAAAGATATGATAACAGATGTATCATATTTTGGCACCATGATGATTTACAAAGGCCATGCCGATGGTATGGTTTCTGGAGCTGCACACACCACACAACATACACTTAGACCTGCGCTTCAATTTATTAAAACAAAACCAGATGTAAATATTGTATCCTCTGTTTTCTTTATGTGTTTAGAAGATCGTATTTCTGTTTTTGGAGATTGTGCTATTAATCCAAACCCAAACGCAGAACAATTAGCCGAAATAGCTATTTCATCTGCCGAGACTGCTAAAAACTTTGGAATAGAACCTAAAGTAGCTATGCTCTCTTACTCTTCTGGAGCTTCTGGAAAAGGTGCCGATGTAGAAAAAGTACGTGAAGCTACCGAATTAGTAAAAAAAATAGCTCCAAATATTAAAATTGAAGGTCCAATACAATACGATGCCGCTGTAGATATGCGTATTGGTAAAAGTAAATTACCAGACTCTGAAGTTGCAGGACGTGCAAGTGTTTTAATTTTCCCAGATTTAAATACTGGAAACAACACTTATAAAGCCGTACAAAGAGAAACTGGAGCATTGGCCATTGGCCCTGTTCTTCAAGGACTTAACAAACCTGTAAATGATTTAAGCCGTGGCTGTACTGCCGACGATATTTACAGCACAGTAATCATTACCGCAATTCAAGCACAAGACCTATAA
- a CDS encoding prephenate dehydratase encodes MIKTVAIQGVKGSYHHIVSKQFFENPVETIDCLTFDRVVDVLISKECDAGIMALENSIAGSIIPNYALIDKYNLHIIGEHYLDIQHNLMALPNQTIADIKEVYSHPMALLQCKAFFKLYPHIKLVEDKDTAEVAERIQKHKLKGVAAIASALAAELFELDILANSIQTIKHNETRFVIVKREDSKVLETEINKASIKFEANHKRGSLATILNVMSDCKLNLTKIQSLPIVETPWKYAFFVDVTFDDYADFKKAQSLIEIMGEDFKVLGEYKNAKI; translated from the coding sequence TTGATAAAAACAGTAGCAATACAAGGTGTAAAAGGATCATATCATCATATTGTGTCGAAACAATTTTTTGAAAATCCTGTGGAAACCATCGATTGTTTAACATTCGATAGGGTAGTTGATGTGTTAATTTCTAAAGAATGCGATGCTGGAATTATGGCTTTAGAAAATTCTATTGCAGGTTCTATTATTCCTAATTATGCGTTGATTGATAAATATAACCTTCATATTATAGGAGAGCATTATTTGGATATTCAGCATAATTTAATGGCATTACCAAACCAAACTATTGCAGATATAAAAGAGGTGTACTCACACCCTATGGCATTGTTACAATGTAAGGCATTTTTTAAATTATATCCGCATATTAAATTAGTTGAAGATAAGGATACGGCCGAAGTTGCAGAGCGTATTCAAAAACATAAATTAAAAGGTGTTGCAGCAATTGCAAGTGCTTTGGCAGCCGAACTTTTTGAGTTAGATATTTTAGCAAATAGTATTCAAACTATAAAACATAATGAAACTCGTTTTGTAATTGTAAAACGTGAGGATTCTAAAGTTTTGGAAACCGAAATAAATAAAGCTTCTATTAAGTTTGAAGCTAACCATAAGCGTGGAAGTTTAGCAACTATTTTGAATGTAATGAGCGATTGTAAGTTAAATTTAACTAAAATACAATCTTTACCAATAGTAGAAACGCCATGGAAATATGCCTTTTTTGTTGATGTTACTTTTGATGATTATGCCGATTTTAAAAAAGCACAATCTCTTATTGAAATAATGGGCGAAGATTTTAAAGTTTTAGGTGAATATAAAAATGCGAAAATATGA
- a CDS encoding prephenate dehydrogenase, with protein MKNIYSIGIGLIGGSLAKDIKALRPDVIIHGISRKESTLDEALALNLIDRKATLDDLKNADLVIISIPVDATVKLLPTILDLIPETGLVVDAGSTKVDICKVVENHPKRRNFLAMHPIAGTEHSGPGAAISGLFQGKTNIVCEVEKTTFKLQEKALKLFSDIGMRIRYMNPEAHDKHIAYVSHLSHISAFMLGKTVIDKERNERDIFDMAGSGFASTVRLAKSSPAMWTPIFKQNKTNVIETLDEYISNLSHFKELMEQDDFEAIYKEMESTNYIKDILNGIH; from the coding sequence ATGAAAAATATATATTCAATAGGCATAGGTTTAATAGGAGGAAGTTTGGCTAAGGATATCAAAGCACTTAGACCAGATGTTATTATCCATGGTATTAGCAGAAAGGAAAGCACGCTAGATGAAGCGCTGGCACTTAATTTAATTGATAGGAAAGCAACTTTAGACGATCTTAAAAATGCTGATTTGGTAATTATTTCTATACCAGTAGATGCTACCGTAAAATTGTTGCCAACTATTTTGGATCTAATTCCAGAAACAGGTTTGGTTGTCGATGCAGGTTCAACTAAAGTTGATATTTGTAAAGTGGTTGAAAACCATCCTAAACGTAGAAATTTTTTAGCCATGCATCCTATTGCAGGAACAGAGCATTCTGGGCCAGGAGCTGCTATTAGTGGATTGTTTCAGGGAAAAACGAATATTGTTTGTGAGGTTGAAAAAACAACTTTCAAACTACAAGAAAAGGCATTAAAACTGTTTAGTGATATTGGAATGCGTATTCGCTATATGAATCCGGAAGCACACGATAAACATATTGCTTACGTATCGCATTTATCGCACATTAGCGCATTCATGTTAGGTAAAACCGTAATTGATAAAGAACGAAACGAGCGCGATATTTTCGATATGGCGGGCAGTGGTTTTGCATCGACGGTGCGTTTAGCAAAAAGTTCGCCAGCCATGTGGACTCCAATTTTTAAACAAAATAAAACCAATGTTATTGAAACATTAGACGAGTATATTAGTAATTTATCTCACTTTAAAGAGCTTATGGAACAAGACGATTTCGAAGCTATTTATAAAGAGATGGAAAGTACAAATTATATAAAAGATATTTTAAACGGAATACATTAA
- the gldA gene encoding gliding motility-associated ABC transporter ATP-binding subunit GldA has product MSIEVAGISKIYGTQKALNNVSFKVNKPEIVGFLGPNGAGKSTMMKILTTYIQPSEGTAKVNGYHINEAKQLVQQSVGYLPEHNPLYLDMFVKEYLKFNANIYKVDKKRIDDVIELTGLAPEMHKKIGQLSKGYRQRVGLANALLHDPEVLILDEPTTGLDPNQLVEIRNLIKNIGKTKTVFLSTHIMQEVEAICDRVIIINKGEIVADKKLTELRDEKEQIVIVEFDFRVEDAFLLRLPKVNSVKNTYGFVYEITFITSEDMRSHVFDFAHDNELKILQLNQKNASLESLFRDLTA; this is encoded by the coding sequence ATGTCGATAGAAGTCGCTGGAATATCAAAAATTTACGGAACACAAAAGGCTTTAAATAATGTTTCATTCAAAGTGAATAAACCCGAAATCGTTGGTTTTCTAGGCCCAAACGGCGCTGGGAAATCGACCATGATGAAGATTTTAACCACATATATTCAACCTTCTGAAGGCACTGCTAAAGTAAACGGTTACCACATAAACGAAGCAAAGCAATTAGTACAGCAAAGTGTAGGTTATTTACCAGAACACAACCCGTTGTATTTAGATATGTTTGTAAAAGAATATCTAAAATTTAATGCAAACATTTATAAGGTTGATAAAAAACGCATTGATGATGTTATCGAACTTACAGGCTTAGCTCCCGAAATGCATAAAAAAATAGGACAACTCTCTAAAGGGTATCGCCAGCGTGTTGGCCTAGCAAATGCACTACTTCATGATCCTGAAGTCTTAATTTTAGATGAGCCTACAACTGGTTTAGACCCGAACCAATTAGTCGAAATAAGAAATCTAATTAAAAACATTGGTAAAACAAAAACCGTTTTTCTATCTACGCACATTATGCAAGAGGTAGAAGCTATATGCGACCGTGTGATTATTATAAACAAAGGAGAGATTGTTGCCGACAAAAAACTTACAGAACTACGAGACGAAAAGGAACAGATTGTAATTGTAGAATTCGATTTTAGAGTTGAAGATGCTTTTCTGCTAAGATTACCAAAAGTAAACAGCGTAAAAAACACGTATGGTTTTGTTTATGAAATAACTTTTATTACTTCGGAAGATATGCGTTCTCATGTTTTTGATTTTGCACATGATAACGAATTAAAAATTCTTCAACTCAATCAAAAAAATGCAAGTTTAGAATCCCTTTTTAGAGATTTAACAGCATAA
- a CDS encoding acetate/propionate family kinase yields the protein MQVLVLNSGSSSLKFQLFSMPAETILCSGLIERIGMDDAKFIYKTEKDTIEHITAIYSHKQGLELLAHQLLDSETGIIKSAEDIDIVGHRVVQGGSRFKKTTEITQLAKESIKDLFSLAPLHNPANYEGIEVAEAIFPSAKQVAVFDTAFHQSIPEHAYRYAIPNELLTEHRIRLYGFHGTSHKYVSEQAIDYLGEKESKIISIHLGNGCSITAVKDGKSVDHSMGLTPLGGLIMGTRSGDIDPSVIFHLAHKLDYTIDEINTLLLKKSGMLGLTGFSDLREIEAEAAKGNKDCLLALQMNAYRIKKYIGSYAAILNGIDAIVFTAGIGENSELIRKMVCEDLDFLGIEMDIDKNKGRASHLRAVHTDESNVKILIIPTNEELEIAKQSVELFEN from the coding sequence ATGCAAGTACTCGTTTTAAACTCAGGAAGTTCATCTTTAAAATTTCAATTATTCTCAATGCCAGCAGAAACTATTTTGTGCTCTGGCCTTATTGAACGTATTGGAATGGATGACGCAAAATTTATTTACAAAACTGAAAAAGATACCATAGAACACATTACTGCTATTTACAGCCATAAACAAGGTTTAGAATTGCTAGCACATCAACTTTTAGATAGTGAAACTGGTATTATAAAATCTGCGGAAGATATTGATATTGTTGGCCATCGTGTAGTACAAGGTGGTTCTCGATTTAAAAAAACAACAGAAATTACACAATTAGCAAAAGAAAGCATAAAAGACCTTTTTAGCTTAGCACCTTTACATAATCCTGCAAATTATGAAGGTATTGAGGTTGCCGAAGCTATTTTCCCCTCCGCTAAACAAGTTGCCGTTTTCGATACAGCATTCCACCAATCTATTCCGGAACACGCTTATAGATACGCCATACCAAACGAACTTTTAACCGAACATAGAATAAGGTTATATGGTTTTCACGGTACAAGTCATAAATACGTTTCAGAACAAGCCATCGATTATTTAGGTGAAAAAGAATCAAAAATTATTTCAATTCACTTAGGAAATGGTTGCAGTATTACAGCGGTAAAAGATGGAAAAAGTGTAGATCATTCTATGGGATTAACGCCTTTAGGTGGTTTAATTATGGGAACACGAAGTGGTGATATTGATCCTTCAGTGATTTTTCATTTAGCTCATAAATTAGATTATACAATAGATGAGATTAATACACTTTTATTAAAGAAAAGTGGCATGTTAGGCTTAACAGGATTTAGCGATTTAAGAGAAATTGAAGCAGAAGCTGCTAAAGGAAACAAAGATTGTTTGTTAGCTTTGCAAATGAATGCTTACCGCATAAAAAAATATATTGGTAGTTATGCTGCTATACTAAATGGAATAGACGCCATTGTATTTACAGCAGGAATTGGTGAAAACTCCGAACTTATTAGAAAAATGGTATGCGAAGATTTAGATTTCTTAGGAATCGAAATGGATATCGATAAAAACAAAGGGAGAGCTAGTCATTTAAGAGCAGTACATACCGATGAATCTAACGTTAAAATATTAATTATTCCAACAAACGAAGAATTAGAAATAGCGAAACAATCTGTTGAGTTATTCGAAAATTAA
- a CDS encoding acyloxyacyl hydrolase, whose protein sequence is MKLFYTCIFCIVFFSGFSQDKKHTSYLDLNYFKGNIALHNNDILHLIKGHPEGYILSWNKKTYGFNDWEQRFNYPDYGVTYAYQNMKNDVLGDVTSLYAHFNFYFLNRNLMFRIGQGLGYTETPYDKVDNYRNIAYGSKLMSSTMVMLNYKKERIFDRFGVQAGFSLIHYSNANVKAPNASTNTVALNIGVTYNLDREELEYQHTLTDNDMKFTESVKYNLAFRSGINESDIVGSGQFPFYVFSAYADKRINRKSALQFGADVFFSNFLKELIYFRSVSFPEENVSGDEDYKRVGVFVGHELFINRTSLVTQFGYYVYYPYDFEGQTYLRIGLKRYVGKSRKWFGTMTLKSHGAKAEAVEFGIGVRL, encoded by the coding sequence ATGAAATTATTTTATACCTGCATTTTTTGTATTGTTTTTTTTAGCGGTTTTTCGCAAGATAAAAAACATACCTCATACCTAGACTTAAACTATTTTAAGGGTAATATTGCGTTACATAATAACGATATTCTTCATTTAATTAAAGGGCATCCTGAAGGTTATATTTTAAGTTGGAATAAAAAAACTTATGGTTTTAACGATTGGGAACAACGTTTTAATTATCCCGATTATGGTGTAACTTATGCTTACCAAAACATGAAAAATGATGTTTTGGGAGATGTTACTTCGTTATATGCGCATTTTAATTTTTATTTTTTAAACCGGAATTTAATGTTTAGAATTGGGCAAGGTTTGGGATATACCGAAACCCCATATGATAAGGTTGATAACTATAGAAATATAGCGTACGGTAGTAAGTTGATGAGCAGTACTATGGTGATGTTAAACTACAAGAAGGAACGCATTTTTGATCGTTTTGGAGTGCAGGCTGGGTTTTCATTAATTCATTATTCTAATGCTAATGTTAAGGCTCCTAACGCAAGTACAAATACTGTGGCGTTAAATATAGGGGTAACTTATAATTTAGATCGTGAGGAATTAGAATATCAGCATACCTTAACGGATAATGATATGAAGTTTACCGAATCTGTAAAATATAATTTAGCCTTTAGATCGGGAATTAATGAGAGTGATATTGTAGGAAGTGGACAATTTCCATTTTATGTTTTTTCGGCCTATGCAGATAAACGAATCAATAGAAAAAGTGCTTTGCAATTTGGTGCCGATGTATTTTTTTCTAACTTTTTAAAAGAACTTATTTATTTTAGAAGTGTTTCTTTTCCTGAAGAAAATGTTTCGGGAGATGAAGATTATAAGCGCGTTGGTGTTTTTGTGGGTCACGAATTGTTTATTAATAGAACATCGTTAGTTACTCAGTTTGGGTATTATGTGTATTATCCATACGATTTTGAAGGCCAAACCTATTTAAGAATTGGTTTAAAAAGATATGTTGGTAAAAGTAGAAAGTGGTTTGGAACTATGACGTTAAAATCACATGGTGCAAAAGCAGAAGCTGTTGAATTTGGAATAGGTGTTCGATTATGA
- a CDS encoding head GIN domain-containing protein — MKKLIYILVLSLVFACDSENTGDCFQKAGTIIQQEVTVGAFTKILVNRDVEVVIKDGASQQIIIETGKNLMNDVEAVVTDGRLVLTDNNSCNYVRDYGVTKVYVTSPNITEIRSSTQYDVSSDGVLTYPNLTVLAEDFNEPDTFTNGNFNLQIDNDSFSLVFNNLSNCFISGKTTNLSVVFSAGTSRFEGGDLVAQNINIWNRSSNDMIVNPQLSLTGKISGTGDVISVNTPPVIDVEEIYKGRLIFE, encoded by the coding sequence ATGAAAAAGTTAATTTATATACTAGTTTTAAGTCTGGTTTTTGCATGTGATAGCGAGAATACAGGCGATTGTTTTCAGAAAGCGGGAACTATTATTCAGCAGGAAGTTACTGTAGGTGCGTTTACTAAAATACTGGTTAACCGCGATGTAGAAGTTGTTATAAAGGATGGAGCTTCTCAACAAATAATTATTGAAACAGGTAAAAACTTGATGAATGATGTTGAGGCCGTAGTCACTGATGGGAGGTTAGTTTTAACCGATAACAATAGTTGTAACTATGTTCGTGATTATGGTGTTACTAAAGTGTATGTTACTTCGCCAAATATTACAGAAATAAGAAGTTCTACGCAATATGACGTAAGTTCTGATGGGGTTTTAACTTACCCAAATTTAACTGTTTTAGCAGAAGATTTTAATGAGCCCGATACTTTTACAAACGGTAATTTCAATTTGCAAATTGATAATGATTCTTTTAGTTTGGTTTTTAATAATCTTTCAAACTGTTTTATTTCTGGAAAAACAACAAATTTAAGTGTTGTTTTTTCGGCAGGAACATCTCGTTTTGAAGGAGGTGATTTAGTAGCTCAAAATATTAATATATGGAACCGTAGTTCTAATGATATGATTGTAAATCCGCAACTATCCCTTACGGGGAAAATTTCTGGTACTGGTGATGTTATTTCTGTTAATACACCACCAGTTATTGATGTTGAAGAGATTTATAAAGGTCGATTAATTTTCGAATAA
- the metF gene encoding methylenetetrahydrofolate reductase [NAD(P)H]: MKVTDHIKNANGKTLFSFEVIPPKKGTNIQDLYNNIDPLMEFNPPFIDVTTSREEYVYIDKGNGLLDKRITRMRPGTVGICASIMHKYQVDAIPHLLCGGFTKEETEYVLVDCHYLGLDNVMALRGDSMKDEPYFKPVKGGNAFAADLVSQITNLNRGQYLHDDFEVEHNSDFCIGVAGYPEKHMEAPSLITDLRRLKEKVDAGADYVVTQMFFDNNKYFEFVDKARAAGINVPIIPGIKPIAVKRHLQILPQVFKIDLPQDLIETVEGCKDNKAVRQAGIEFAIQQSKELKAAGVPVLHYYSMGKSDNVKAIAEALF; this comes from the coding sequence ATGAAAGTTACAGATCATATTAAAAACGCAAATGGTAAAACATTGTTTTCATTCGAGGTGATTCCACCAAAAAAGGGAACAAATATTCAGGATTTATACAATAATATTGACCCATTAATGGAGTTTAATCCGCCGTTTATTGATGTTACGACTTCGAGAGAGGAGTATGTGTATATTGATAAAGGTAATGGTTTGTTGGATAAGCGAATTACACGTATGCGCCCTGGAACGGTTGGAATTTGTGCTTCAATTATGCATAAATATCAGGTGGATGCCATTCCGCATTTATTGTGTGGTGGTTTTACTAAAGAGGAAACGGAATACGTTTTAGTAGATTGCCATTATTTAGGTTTGGATAATGTAATGGCTTTGCGTGGCGACTCGATGAAGGATGAACCGTATTTTAAACCTGTAAAGGGTGGAAATGCATTTGCTGCAGATTTGGTTAGTCAGATTACGAATTTAAATCGTGGACAATATTTGCATGATGATTTTGAGGTGGAACATAATTCTGATTTTTGTATTGGAGTAGCTGGTTACCCAGAGAAACACATGGAAGCACCTTCATTAATTACCGATTTACGTCGTCTAAAAGAAAAGGTAGATGCTGGTGCAGATTACGTGGTTACACAAATGTTTTTTGATAATAATAAGTATTTTGAATTTGTTGATAAAGCTAGAGCAGCTGGTATTAATGTGCCTATAATTCCGGGAATTAAACCGATTGCTGTAAAAAGACATTTACAGATTTTACCTCAGGTTTTTAAAATTGATTTACCTCAAGATTTAATTGAAACGGTTGAAGGCTGTAAAGACAATAAGGCAGTAAGACAGGCGGGAATTGAGTTTGCTATTCAACAATCTAAAGAGTTGAAAGCGGCCGGTGTTCCTGTATTACACTATTATTCTATGGGTAAAAGTGATAATGTTAAGGCGATTGCCGAGGCATTGTTTTAA